In the genome of Pseudoliparis swirei isolate HS2019 ecotype Mariana Trench chromosome 3, NWPU_hadal_v1, whole genome shotgun sequence, one region contains:
- the npas2 gene encoding neuronal PAS domain-containing protein 2 isoform X1, translated as MDNLSDFGGPCPSTRREWDTNSGVDDLMDDDDKDRAKRASRNKSEKKRRDQFNVLIKELCTMLQGQGHPRKMDKSTILQRTIDFLQKQKDITAQNETCDVRQDWKPSFLSNEEFTQLMLEALDGFLVALTTDGNIIYVSDSVSSLIGHLPSDMVDQNILNFLPEREHGEVYKRLSSHMLMTDPTAADFLDSEAHIEFCCHLARGNIDPKEPPVYEYVKFVGDFKFHNNVPTSCNGLDLALPRSLQSSLEEQVCLIATVRLVTPQFVKDLCNVEDPCDEFTSRHSLEWKFLFLDHRASPIIGYLPFEVLGTSGYDYYHVDDLELIAQCHKQLMQFGKGKSCYYRFLTKGQQWIWLQTHYYITYHQWNSKPEFIVCTHSVVSYAEVRAERRRAFGLEEPSPPEIAPSSVKAQELYLDICSTLDPPQDRNSGARSVSSHSSRKSSHTAMSDSASPNSYTEACTPSWQSASIGTEKTSARLQPSSSKNLAQRQNSFDLVPQLSLPLSPTCSKHSTMQQQQQQQQQQQQQQQQPMDELQQPQLCVMNQLKEQLEERTRILQADIKTQQQELHDIKEKLQLANLQMLLQPPIQNDFGQAQQQQQQQPSQQNQGGLTRQHSGHSKPSSCGAHNSSPHLVLRANSSPSTQQVQQRIARSGPAQSVSVPVQANTNVTMPFYSNPMMFSQTNTRSLQDVNQRRTDGEFNQDGQLRMLLNQPMQALVPANSVTSQPSQCTTGISQTIYTLEQQIIAPSFSMQQVNCNAVLVPSPVFTSPIMIPHNSFIANQSPAAYQTQPQASQHSLQLQQPQQFFQMAQGLLHGGSTPAFLHTTNVPQQSTVGYIQQQQLPQAQQQQRQYQHSQNQTGSVTDFRNLLTR; from the exons ATGGACAACCTTTCTGACTTCGGGGGTCCCTGTCCATCCACCCGCAGGGAATGGGA CACCAACAGCGGCGTGGACGATTTAATGGATGACGATGATAAAGACAGAGCAAAAAG GGCTTCTCGGAACAAatcggaaaagaaaagaagagaccaATTCAATGTGCTCATCAAGGAGCTATGCACCATGCTGCAGGGTCAAGGCCATCCGCGCAAGATGGACAAGTCCACCATACTGCAGAGAACTATTGACTTCTTGCAGAAACAGAAAG ACATCACTGCGCAGAACGAAACGTGCGATGTGAGGCAGGACTGGAAGCCCTCATTCCTTAGTAATGAGGAGTTCACTCAGCTAATGCTGGAG gcCCTCGATGGTTTCCTGGTGGCACTAACGACAGATGGCAACATCATATACGTATCTGACAGCGTGTCTTCACTCATTGGCCATTTACCG TCAGATATGGTGGACCAAAATATCTTGAATTTCCTTCCGGAGCGGGAACACGGGGAGGTGTATAAGCGGCTATCATCCCACATGCTGATGACTGACCCCACTGCTGCTGACTTCCTTGACA GCGAGGCACATATTGAATTTTGCTGTCATCTGGCCAGAGGTAACATTGACCCAAAGGAACCGCCTGTGTATGAGTACGTCAAGTTTGTGGGAGATTTCAAGTTTCATAACAATG TGCCTACATCTTGTAACGGGCTGGATTTGGCGTTACCAAGAAGCCTTCAGTCATCTCTAGAGGAGCAGGTGTGCCTCATTGCTACTGTACGATTAGTCACGCCACAGTTTGTAAAG GATTTGTGTAATGTGGAAGATCCCTGTGATGAGTTCACATCCAGACACAGCCTTGAATGGAAGTTCCTGTTTTTAGATCACAG AGCGTCACCGATCATTGGATATTTACCGTTCGAAGTTCTTGGAACTTCTGGCTATGATTACTATCACGTGGATGACTTGGAGCTTATAGCTCAGTGTCATAAGCAGC tAATGCAATTTGGAAAGGGTAAATCCTGCTACTATCGCTTCCTGACCAAAGGGCAGCAGTGGATTTGGTTGCAGACTCACTATTACATCACTTACCACCAGTGGAACTCCAAGCCCGAGTTCATCGTCTGCACTCACAGCGTTGTCAG TTATGCTGAGGTGcgagctgagaggaggagagcgtttGGCTTGGAGGAGCCGTCTCCACCCGAGATCGCTCCCTCGTCCGTGAAG GCTCAGGAGCTGTACTTGGACATCTGCTCCACACTGGACCCTCCGCAGGATAGAAACAGCGGCGCACGTTCGGTATCGTCCCACAGCTCCCGGAAGTCCTCCCACACGGCCATGTCGGACTCTGCAT CACCTAACTCCTACACAGAAGCCTGCACGCCATCATGGCAGTCTGCTTCCATTGGGACAGAGAAGACCTCTGCCAGACTACAACCCAGCAGTTCAAAG AATTTGGCACAAAGACAAAATTCCTTTGACCTCGTTCCCCAACTGAGCCTCCCCCTTTCTCCCACCTGCAGCAAGCACTCCACAATG cagcagcaacaacaacagcaacagcaacaacaacagcagcagcagcagcccatgGATGAGCTGCAGCAGCCCCAGCTCTGTGTAATGAACCAGCtgaaggagcagctggaggagaggacgcGCATTCTGCAAGCTGACATTAAGACGCAGCAGCAGGAGCTGCACGACATTAAGGAGAAGCTTCAACTTGCTAATCTCCAG atgTTGTTACAGCCGCCTATCCAAAATGACTTTGGCcaggcccagcagcagcagcagcagcaaccctCCCAGCAGAACCAGGGAGGGTTGACCAGGCAGCACTCAGGCCACTCTAAACCATCGTCCTGCGGGGCCCACAATTCATCCCCTCACTTAGTCCTGAGAGCGAACAGCTCACCCTCAACACAG CAGGTCCAGCAGAGGATTGCACGGAGCGGGCCGGCTCAGTCGGTGAGCGTGCCCGTGCAGGCGAACACGAACGTCACGATGCCGTTCTACAGCAACCCCATGATGTTCTCTCAGACCAACACCAGGTCTCTGCAGGATGTGAACCAAAGACGCACAGACGGCGAGTTCAACCAAGATGGACAACTACG CATGCTCCTCAACCAGCCGATGCAGGCGCTGGTTCCCGCTAACAGTGTCACCTCGCAGCCTTCCCAGTGCACCACGGGCATCTCCCAAACCAT ATACACCTTGGAGCAGCAGATCATCGCCCCGTCATTCTCCATGCAACAGGTCAACTGCAACGCCGTCCTCGTCCCCTCCCCGGTCTTCACGTCCCCCATAATGATCCCACACAACAGTTTCATCGCAAACCAGTCCCCGGCGGCCTACCAGACTCAGCCTCAGGCCTCTCAGCACTCCCTGCAGCTCCAGCAGCCCCAGCAGTTCTTTCAG
- the npas2 gene encoding neuronal PAS domain-containing protein 2 isoform X3 has product MDNLSDFGGPCPSTRREWDTNSGVDDLMDDDDKDRAKRASRNKSEKKRRDQFNVLIKELCTMLQGQGHPRKMDKSTILQRTIDFLQKQKDITAQNETCDVRQDWKPSFLSNEEFTQLMLEALDGFLVALTTDGNIIYVSDSVSSLIGHLPSDMVDQNILNFLPEREHGEVYKRLSSHMLMTDPTAADFLDSEAHIEFCCHLARGNIDPKEPPVYEYVKFVGDFKFHNNVPTSCNGLDLALPRSLQSSLEEQVCLIATVRLVTPQFVKDLCNVEDPCDEFTSRHSLEWKFLFLDHRASPIIGYLPFEVLGTSGYDYYHVDDLELIAQCHKQLMQFGKGKSCYYRFLTKGQQWIWLQTHYYITYHQWNSKPEFIVCTHSVVSYAEVRAERRRAFGLEEPSPPEIAPSSVKAQELYLDICSTLDPPQDRNSGARSVSSHSSRKSSHTAMSDSASPNSYTEACTPSWQSASIGTEKTSARLQPSSSKNLAQRQNSFDLVPQLSLPLSPTCSKHSTMQQQQQQQQQQQQQQQQPMDELQQPQLCVMNQLKEQLEERTRILQADIKTQQQELHDIKEKLQLANLQAQQQQQQQPSQQNQGGLTRQHSGHSKPSSCGAHNSSPHLVLRANSSPSTQQVQQRIARSGPAQSVSVPVQANTNVTMPFYSNPMMFSQTNTRSLQDVNQRRTDGEFNQDGQLRMLLNQPMQALVPANSVTSQPSQCTTGISQTIYTLEQQIIAPSFSMQQVNCNAVLVPSPVFTSPIMIPHNSFIANQSPAAYQTQPQASQHSLQLQQPQQFFQMAQGLLHGGSTPAFLHTTNVPQQSTVGYIQQQQLPQAQQQQRQYQHSQNQTGSVTDFRNLLTR; this is encoded by the exons ATGGACAACCTTTCTGACTTCGGGGGTCCCTGTCCATCCACCCGCAGGGAATGGGA CACCAACAGCGGCGTGGACGATTTAATGGATGACGATGATAAAGACAGAGCAAAAAG GGCTTCTCGGAACAAatcggaaaagaaaagaagagaccaATTCAATGTGCTCATCAAGGAGCTATGCACCATGCTGCAGGGTCAAGGCCATCCGCGCAAGATGGACAAGTCCACCATACTGCAGAGAACTATTGACTTCTTGCAGAAACAGAAAG ACATCACTGCGCAGAACGAAACGTGCGATGTGAGGCAGGACTGGAAGCCCTCATTCCTTAGTAATGAGGAGTTCACTCAGCTAATGCTGGAG gcCCTCGATGGTTTCCTGGTGGCACTAACGACAGATGGCAACATCATATACGTATCTGACAGCGTGTCTTCACTCATTGGCCATTTACCG TCAGATATGGTGGACCAAAATATCTTGAATTTCCTTCCGGAGCGGGAACACGGGGAGGTGTATAAGCGGCTATCATCCCACATGCTGATGACTGACCCCACTGCTGCTGACTTCCTTGACA GCGAGGCACATATTGAATTTTGCTGTCATCTGGCCAGAGGTAACATTGACCCAAAGGAACCGCCTGTGTATGAGTACGTCAAGTTTGTGGGAGATTTCAAGTTTCATAACAATG TGCCTACATCTTGTAACGGGCTGGATTTGGCGTTACCAAGAAGCCTTCAGTCATCTCTAGAGGAGCAGGTGTGCCTCATTGCTACTGTACGATTAGTCACGCCACAGTTTGTAAAG GATTTGTGTAATGTGGAAGATCCCTGTGATGAGTTCACATCCAGACACAGCCTTGAATGGAAGTTCCTGTTTTTAGATCACAG AGCGTCACCGATCATTGGATATTTACCGTTCGAAGTTCTTGGAACTTCTGGCTATGATTACTATCACGTGGATGACTTGGAGCTTATAGCTCAGTGTCATAAGCAGC tAATGCAATTTGGAAAGGGTAAATCCTGCTACTATCGCTTCCTGACCAAAGGGCAGCAGTGGATTTGGTTGCAGACTCACTATTACATCACTTACCACCAGTGGAACTCCAAGCCCGAGTTCATCGTCTGCACTCACAGCGTTGTCAG TTATGCTGAGGTGcgagctgagaggaggagagcgtttGGCTTGGAGGAGCCGTCTCCACCCGAGATCGCTCCCTCGTCCGTGAAG GCTCAGGAGCTGTACTTGGACATCTGCTCCACACTGGACCCTCCGCAGGATAGAAACAGCGGCGCACGTTCGGTATCGTCCCACAGCTCCCGGAAGTCCTCCCACACGGCCATGTCGGACTCTGCAT CACCTAACTCCTACACAGAAGCCTGCACGCCATCATGGCAGTCTGCTTCCATTGGGACAGAGAAGACCTCTGCCAGACTACAACCCAGCAGTTCAAAG AATTTGGCACAAAGACAAAATTCCTTTGACCTCGTTCCCCAACTGAGCCTCCCCCTTTCTCCCACCTGCAGCAAGCACTCCACAATG cagcagcaacaacaacagcaacagcaacaacaacagcagcagcagcagcccatgGATGAGCTGCAGCAGCCCCAGCTCTGTGTAATGAACCAGCtgaaggagcagctggaggagaggacgcGCATTCTGCAAGCTGACATTAAGACGCAGCAGCAGGAGCTGCACGACATTAAGGAGAAGCTTCAACTTGCTAATCTCCAG gcccagcagcagcagcagcagcaaccctCCCAGCAGAACCAGGGAGGGTTGACCAGGCAGCACTCAGGCCACTCTAAACCATCGTCCTGCGGGGCCCACAATTCATCCCCTCACTTAGTCCTGAGAGCGAACAGCTCACCCTCAACACAG CAGGTCCAGCAGAGGATTGCACGGAGCGGGCCGGCTCAGTCGGTGAGCGTGCCCGTGCAGGCGAACACGAACGTCACGATGCCGTTCTACAGCAACCCCATGATGTTCTCTCAGACCAACACCAGGTCTCTGCAGGATGTGAACCAAAGACGCACAGACGGCGAGTTCAACCAAGATGGACAACTACG CATGCTCCTCAACCAGCCGATGCAGGCGCTGGTTCCCGCTAACAGTGTCACCTCGCAGCCTTCCCAGTGCACCACGGGCATCTCCCAAACCAT ATACACCTTGGAGCAGCAGATCATCGCCCCGTCATTCTCCATGCAACAGGTCAACTGCAACGCCGTCCTCGTCCCCTCCCCGGTCTTCACGTCCCCCATAATGATCCCACACAACAGTTTCATCGCAAACCAGTCCCCGGCGGCCTACCAGACTCAGCCTCAGGCCTCTCAGCACTCCCTGCAGCTCCAGCAGCCCCAGCAGTTCTTTCAG
- the npas2 gene encoding neuronal PAS domain-containing protein 2 isoform X5 has translation MDNLSDFGGPCPSTRREWDTNSGVDDLMDDDDKDRAKRASRNKSEKKRRDQFNVLIKELCTMLQGQGHPRKMDKSTILQRTIDFLQKQKDITAQNETCDVRQDWKPSFLSNEEFTQLMLEALDGFLVALTTDGNIIYVSDSVSSLIGHLPSDMVDQNILNFLPEREHGEVYKRLSSHMLMTDPTAADFLDSEAHIEFCCHLARGNIDPKEPPVYEYVKFVGDFKFHNNVPTSCNGLDLALPRSLQSSLEEQVCLIATVRLVTPQFVKDLCNVEDPCDEFTSRHSLEWKFLFLDHRASPIIGYLPFEVLGTSGYDYYHVDDLELIAQCHKQLMQFGKGKSCYYRFLTKGQQWIWLQTHYYITYHQWNSKPEFIVCTHSVVSYAEVRAERRRAFGLEEPSPPEIAPSSVKAQELYLDICSTLDPPQDRNSGARSVSSHSSRKSSHTAMSDSASPNSYTEACTPSWQSASIGTEKTSARLQPSSSKNLAQRQNSFDLVPQLSLPLSPTCSKHSTMQQQQQQQQQQQQQQQQPMDELQQPQLCVMNQLKEQLEERTRILQADIKTQQQELHDIKEKLQLANLQQVQQRIARSGPAQSVSVPVQANTNVTMPFYSNPMMFSQTNTRSLQDVNQRRTDGEFNQDGQLRMLLNQPMQALVPANSVTSQPSQCTTGISQTIYTLEQQIIAPSFSMQQVNCNAVLVPSPVFTSPIMIPHNSFIANQSPAAYQTQPQASQHSLQLQQPQQFFQMAQGLLHGGSTPAFLHTTNVPQQSTVGYIQQQQLPQAQQQQRQYQHSQNQTGSVTDFRNLLTR, from the exons ATGGACAACCTTTCTGACTTCGGGGGTCCCTGTCCATCCACCCGCAGGGAATGGGA CACCAACAGCGGCGTGGACGATTTAATGGATGACGATGATAAAGACAGAGCAAAAAG GGCTTCTCGGAACAAatcggaaaagaaaagaagagaccaATTCAATGTGCTCATCAAGGAGCTATGCACCATGCTGCAGGGTCAAGGCCATCCGCGCAAGATGGACAAGTCCACCATACTGCAGAGAACTATTGACTTCTTGCAGAAACAGAAAG ACATCACTGCGCAGAACGAAACGTGCGATGTGAGGCAGGACTGGAAGCCCTCATTCCTTAGTAATGAGGAGTTCACTCAGCTAATGCTGGAG gcCCTCGATGGTTTCCTGGTGGCACTAACGACAGATGGCAACATCATATACGTATCTGACAGCGTGTCTTCACTCATTGGCCATTTACCG TCAGATATGGTGGACCAAAATATCTTGAATTTCCTTCCGGAGCGGGAACACGGGGAGGTGTATAAGCGGCTATCATCCCACATGCTGATGACTGACCCCACTGCTGCTGACTTCCTTGACA GCGAGGCACATATTGAATTTTGCTGTCATCTGGCCAGAGGTAACATTGACCCAAAGGAACCGCCTGTGTATGAGTACGTCAAGTTTGTGGGAGATTTCAAGTTTCATAACAATG TGCCTACATCTTGTAACGGGCTGGATTTGGCGTTACCAAGAAGCCTTCAGTCATCTCTAGAGGAGCAGGTGTGCCTCATTGCTACTGTACGATTAGTCACGCCACAGTTTGTAAAG GATTTGTGTAATGTGGAAGATCCCTGTGATGAGTTCACATCCAGACACAGCCTTGAATGGAAGTTCCTGTTTTTAGATCACAG AGCGTCACCGATCATTGGATATTTACCGTTCGAAGTTCTTGGAACTTCTGGCTATGATTACTATCACGTGGATGACTTGGAGCTTATAGCTCAGTGTCATAAGCAGC tAATGCAATTTGGAAAGGGTAAATCCTGCTACTATCGCTTCCTGACCAAAGGGCAGCAGTGGATTTGGTTGCAGACTCACTATTACATCACTTACCACCAGTGGAACTCCAAGCCCGAGTTCATCGTCTGCACTCACAGCGTTGTCAG TTATGCTGAGGTGcgagctgagaggaggagagcgtttGGCTTGGAGGAGCCGTCTCCACCCGAGATCGCTCCCTCGTCCGTGAAG GCTCAGGAGCTGTACTTGGACATCTGCTCCACACTGGACCCTCCGCAGGATAGAAACAGCGGCGCACGTTCGGTATCGTCCCACAGCTCCCGGAAGTCCTCCCACACGGCCATGTCGGACTCTGCAT CACCTAACTCCTACACAGAAGCCTGCACGCCATCATGGCAGTCTGCTTCCATTGGGACAGAGAAGACCTCTGCCAGACTACAACCCAGCAGTTCAAAG AATTTGGCACAAAGACAAAATTCCTTTGACCTCGTTCCCCAACTGAGCCTCCCCCTTTCTCCCACCTGCAGCAAGCACTCCACAATG cagcagcaacaacaacagcaacagcaacaacaacagcagcagcagcagcccatgGATGAGCTGCAGCAGCCCCAGCTCTGTGTAATGAACCAGCtgaaggagcagctggaggagaggacgcGCATTCTGCAAGCTGACATTAAGACGCAGCAGCAGGAGCTGCACGACATTAAGGAGAAGCTTCAACTTGCTAATCTCCAG CAGGTCCAGCAGAGGATTGCACGGAGCGGGCCGGCTCAGTCGGTGAGCGTGCCCGTGCAGGCGAACACGAACGTCACGATGCCGTTCTACAGCAACCCCATGATGTTCTCTCAGACCAACACCAGGTCTCTGCAGGATGTGAACCAAAGACGCACAGACGGCGAGTTCAACCAAGATGGACAACTACG CATGCTCCTCAACCAGCCGATGCAGGCGCTGGTTCCCGCTAACAGTGTCACCTCGCAGCCTTCCCAGTGCACCACGGGCATCTCCCAAACCAT ATACACCTTGGAGCAGCAGATCATCGCCCCGTCATTCTCCATGCAACAGGTCAACTGCAACGCCGTCCTCGTCCCCTCCCCGGTCTTCACGTCCCCCATAATGATCCCACACAACAGTTTCATCGCAAACCAGTCCCCGGCGGCCTACCAGACTCAGCCTCAGGCCTCTCAGCACTCCCTGCAGCTCCAGCAGCCCCAGCAGTTCTTTCAG
- the npas2 gene encoding neuronal PAS domain-containing protein 2 isoform X4, with the protein MDNLSDFGGPCPSTRREWDTNSGVDDLMDDDDKDRAKRASRNKSEKKRRDQFNVLIKELCTMLQGQGHPRKMDKSTILQRTIDFLQKQKDITAQNETCDVRQDWKPSFLSNEEFTQLMLEALDGFLVALTTDGNIIYVSDSVSSLIGHLPSDMVDQNILNFLPEREHGEVYKRLSSHMLMTDPTAADFLDSEAHIEFCCHLARGNIDPKEPPVYEYVKFVGDFKFHNNVPTSCNGLDLALPRSLQSSLEEQVCLIATVRLVTPQFVKDLCNVEDPCDEFTSRHSLEWKFLFLDHRASPIIGYLPFEVLGTSGYDYYHVDDLELIAQCHKQLMQFGKGKSCYYRFLTKGQQWIWLQTHYYITYHQWNSKPEFIVCTHSVVSYAEVRAERRRAFGLEEPSPPEIAPSSVKAQELYLDICSTLDPPQDRNSGARSVSSHSSRKSSHTAMSDSASPNSYTEACTPSWQSASIGTEKTSARLQPSSSKQQQQQQQQQQQQQQQQPMDELQQPQLCVMNQLKEQLEERTRILQADIKTQQQELHDIKEKLQLANLQMLLQPPIQNDFGQAQQQQQQQPSQQNQGGLTRQHSGHSKPSSCGAHNSSPHLVLRANSSPSTQQVQQRIARSGPAQSVSVPVQANTNVTMPFYSNPMMFSQTNTRSLQDVNQRRTDGEFNQDGQLRMLLNQPMQALVPANSVTSQPSQCTTGISQTIYTLEQQIIAPSFSMQQVNCNAVLVPSPVFTSPIMIPHNSFIANQSPAAYQTQPQASQHSLQLQQPQQFFQMAQGLLHGGSTPAFLHTTNVPQQSTVGYIQQQQLPQAQQQQRQYQHSQNQTGSVTDFRNLLTR; encoded by the exons ATGGACAACCTTTCTGACTTCGGGGGTCCCTGTCCATCCACCCGCAGGGAATGGGA CACCAACAGCGGCGTGGACGATTTAATGGATGACGATGATAAAGACAGAGCAAAAAG GGCTTCTCGGAACAAatcggaaaagaaaagaagagaccaATTCAATGTGCTCATCAAGGAGCTATGCACCATGCTGCAGGGTCAAGGCCATCCGCGCAAGATGGACAAGTCCACCATACTGCAGAGAACTATTGACTTCTTGCAGAAACAGAAAG ACATCACTGCGCAGAACGAAACGTGCGATGTGAGGCAGGACTGGAAGCCCTCATTCCTTAGTAATGAGGAGTTCACTCAGCTAATGCTGGAG gcCCTCGATGGTTTCCTGGTGGCACTAACGACAGATGGCAACATCATATACGTATCTGACAGCGTGTCTTCACTCATTGGCCATTTACCG TCAGATATGGTGGACCAAAATATCTTGAATTTCCTTCCGGAGCGGGAACACGGGGAGGTGTATAAGCGGCTATCATCCCACATGCTGATGACTGACCCCACTGCTGCTGACTTCCTTGACA GCGAGGCACATATTGAATTTTGCTGTCATCTGGCCAGAGGTAACATTGACCCAAAGGAACCGCCTGTGTATGAGTACGTCAAGTTTGTGGGAGATTTCAAGTTTCATAACAATG TGCCTACATCTTGTAACGGGCTGGATTTGGCGTTACCAAGAAGCCTTCAGTCATCTCTAGAGGAGCAGGTGTGCCTCATTGCTACTGTACGATTAGTCACGCCACAGTTTGTAAAG GATTTGTGTAATGTGGAAGATCCCTGTGATGAGTTCACATCCAGACACAGCCTTGAATGGAAGTTCCTGTTTTTAGATCACAG AGCGTCACCGATCATTGGATATTTACCGTTCGAAGTTCTTGGAACTTCTGGCTATGATTACTATCACGTGGATGACTTGGAGCTTATAGCTCAGTGTCATAAGCAGC tAATGCAATTTGGAAAGGGTAAATCCTGCTACTATCGCTTCCTGACCAAAGGGCAGCAGTGGATTTGGTTGCAGACTCACTATTACATCACTTACCACCAGTGGAACTCCAAGCCCGAGTTCATCGTCTGCACTCACAGCGTTGTCAG TTATGCTGAGGTGcgagctgagaggaggagagcgtttGGCTTGGAGGAGCCGTCTCCACCCGAGATCGCTCCCTCGTCCGTGAAG GCTCAGGAGCTGTACTTGGACATCTGCTCCACACTGGACCCTCCGCAGGATAGAAACAGCGGCGCACGTTCGGTATCGTCCCACAGCTCCCGGAAGTCCTCCCACACGGCCATGTCGGACTCTGCAT CACCTAACTCCTACACAGAAGCCTGCACGCCATCATGGCAGTCTGCTTCCATTGGGACAGAGAAGACCTCTGCCAGACTACAACCCAGCAGTTCAAAG cagcagcaacaacaacagcaacagcaacaacaacagcagcagcagcagcccatgGATGAGCTGCAGCAGCCCCAGCTCTGTGTAATGAACCAGCtgaaggagcagctggaggagaggacgcGCATTCTGCAAGCTGACATTAAGACGCAGCAGCAGGAGCTGCACGACATTAAGGAGAAGCTTCAACTTGCTAATCTCCAG atgTTGTTACAGCCGCCTATCCAAAATGACTTTGGCcaggcccagcagcagcagcagcagcaaccctCCCAGCAGAACCAGGGAGGGTTGACCAGGCAGCACTCAGGCCACTCTAAACCATCGTCCTGCGGGGCCCACAATTCATCCCCTCACTTAGTCCTGAGAGCGAACAGCTCACCCTCAACACAG CAGGTCCAGCAGAGGATTGCACGGAGCGGGCCGGCTCAGTCGGTGAGCGTGCCCGTGCAGGCGAACACGAACGTCACGATGCCGTTCTACAGCAACCCCATGATGTTCTCTCAGACCAACACCAGGTCTCTGCAGGATGTGAACCAAAGACGCACAGACGGCGAGTTCAACCAAGATGGACAACTACG CATGCTCCTCAACCAGCCGATGCAGGCGCTGGTTCCCGCTAACAGTGTCACCTCGCAGCCTTCCCAGTGCACCACGGGCATCTCCCAAACCAT ATACACCTTGGAGCAGCAGATCATCGCCCCGTCATTCTCCATGCAACAGGTCAACTGCAACGCCGTCCTCGTCCCCTCCCCGGTCTTCACGTCCCCCATAATGATCCCACACAACAGTTTCATCGCAAACCAGTCCCCGGCGGCCTACCAGACTCAGCCTCAGGCCTCTCAGCACTCCCTGCAGCTCCAGCAGCCCCAGCAGTTCTTTCAG